A genomic stretch from Myripristis murdjan chromosome 12, fMyrMur1.1, whole genome shotgun sequence includes:
- the dcc gene encoding netrin receptor DCC, whose product SSSSSSSSSSPGVFVDLRFTQEPQDTVTVRGGVLRLDCAASSDSAAAPILTWRKDGVLLSSLVDERRRQLANGSLLVQNVVHARHHRPDEGAYQCLATLDGLGSIVSRTARVTVAGPLKLVVPTESVSSYLGDTALLRCQVSGEPTPVVRWQKNREDLSPTFDPESRLAVLPSGSLQVSRVQPPDSATYRCLADNPGSARTGTDAELRVLPEPGLSRSLQFLQRPAAVTALLGTDAVLECSASGFPTPSFQWRRGDELLLSRSKKYSLLAGSNLLISSVTDDDSGSYSCTASNRNQNITASCQLTVLVPPQFLSYPSNTLGAESSDVELECSVTGTPPPAVRWLKNGEDVVPSDYFRIVDGSNLQILGLVKSDEGFYQCVAENTAGNTQAMAQLLLREPAAPRPGVALPSAPRDPAPVLVSSRSVRLGWRPPLEPAGAVRAYGVYYAQDGVHRERSVNVSEPEVQDPLEVTVSNLKPDQTYRFRIVAYNDAGPGESSPVLTVTTQPDLQVPGPVQALRAEPLSPTSVQVSWEPPLQPNGPVLGYRLLWSERPSGKEQSVEVNGLSYKMEGLNKFMEFGVRVSALNRHGVGIATETVSVTTLSDVPSAAPQNISLEVVLSRSIKVSWQPPPRSAQNGVITAYKIKYRKTGRRGDQEAIEPNNFWYLFTGLDKGSQYSFQVAAMTANGTGPASDWFTAETPENDLDGYILYFTLDKNLPIDDWLMEAIGGDRLTHQVSDLNLDTVYYFRIQAKNAKGVGPLSEPVHFRTARVEHPDKMANDQGRGGDPAHWPSDTTLIDRSSINESPIGQMRPPHGSATPQKNSNLLVVIVVSVGGVTVVVVLVVALICTRRSSAQQRKKRASHSASKRKGSQKELRPPDLWIHHEEMEMKNMEKPASAAPSGRDSPLQACQDLPQLPHSQSESAMGSKSSHSGADGDEASSSISTLERSLAARRATRGKMMIPMENQPSNTPVVSAIPVPALDSSQFSGLLPSPTCSFTHNKFTLRPLAFPGLGPDRGYTPAMSSDSSASQSQSQPPPPPLLPGSSSSSSSQAGEHVPGVGVVPGMAGVEEPPAGTTRTIPTACVRPTHPLRSFATPLLPPPMGTIEPKGYTPMMPQSGANLPKPQVKTASLGQAGKARSPLLPVSVPTAPDLPEDGQKPGEDAVANVYEQDDLSEQMASLEGLMKQLNAITGSAF is encoded by the exons cggtgtgTTTGTGGACCTGCGCTTCACCCAGGAGCCTCAGGACACGGTGACGGTGCGCGGTGGCGTGCTGAGGCTCGACTGCGCCGCCAGCTCTGACTCGGCAGCGGCTCCCATCCTCACGTGGCGGAAGGACGGCGTGCTGCTGAGCTCGCTGGTGGACGAGCGGCGGCGGCAGCTGGCCAACGGCTCGCTGCTGGTGCAGAACGTGGTGCACGCCCGCCACCACCGGCCCGACGAGGGCGCCTACCAGTGCCTCGCCACGCTGGACGGGCTGGGCAGCATTGTGAGCCGCACCGCCCGCGTCACTGTAGCCG GTCCTCTGAAGCTGGTCGTCCCCACAGAGTCGGTGTCGTCGTACCTGGGCGACACGGCGCTGCTGCGCTGCCAGGTGTCGGGCGAGCCCACGCCCGTCGTGCGCTGGCAGAAGAACCGCGAGGACCTGTCGCCGACCTTTGACCCCGAGTCTCGGCTGGCCGTGCTGCCCTCGGGGTCACTGCAGGTCAGCCGCGTCCAGCCGCCCGACTCGGCCACCTACCGCTGCCTGGCGGACAACCCGGGCAGCGCCCGCACCGGGACGGACGCCGAGCTGCGCGTGCTGCCAG agccGGGGCTGAGTCGGAGTCTTCAGTTCCTGCAGCGTCCGGCGGCTGTAACGGCCCTGCTGGGAACCGACGCCGTGCTGGAATGTTCCGCCTCAGGTTTTCCGACGCCGAGCTTCCAGTGGCGGCGAGGCGACGAGCTGCTGCTCAGCCG GTCTAAGAAGTACTCTCTGCTGGCCGGCAGCAACCTGCTGATCAGCTCCGTGACCGACGACGACTCGGGGAGCTACAGCTGCACGGCCAGCAACAGGAACCAGAACATCACCGCTTCCTGTCAGCTGACTGTGCtgg TCCCGCCTCAGTTCCTGAGCTACCCGTCCAACACGCTGGGGGCGGAGTCCAGCGACGTGGAGCTGGAGTGCTCGGTGACGGGGACCCCGCCGCCCGCCGTGCGCTGGCTGAAGAACGGCGAGGACGTCGTGCCCAGCGACTACTTCAGGATCGTG GACGGTAGTAACTTACAGATTCTGGGTCTGGTGAAGTCAGACGAGGGATTTTATCAGTGTGTGGCAGAAAACACCGCCGGCAACACACAAGCCATGGCACAGCTGTTGCTACGGGAAccag CGGCCCCCAGGCCGGGTGTGGCCCTGCCCTCGGCCCCCCGGGACCCGGCCCCGGTGCTGGTGTCCAGCCGCTCGGTGCGGCTGGGCTGGCGCCCCCCGCTGGAGCCCGCCGGCGCCGTGCGGGCCTACGGGGTTTACTACGCACAGGACGGCGTccacag GGAGCGGTCAGTGAACGTGTCGGAGCCGGAGGTCCAGGACCCGCTGGAGGTCACGGTGTCCAACCTGAAGCCCGACCAGACGTACCGCTTCCGCATCGTCGCCTACAACGACGCCGGGCCCGGAGAGAGCTCACCTGTCCTGACAGTCACCACCCAGCCCGAcc TGCAGGTCCCGGGGCCGGTGCAGGCTCTCCGGGCCGAGCCGCTGTCCCCCACCTCCGTCCAGGTGAGCTGGGAGCCGCCGCTGCAGCCCAACGGGCCCGTCCTGGGATACCGGCTGCTGTGGAGCGAGCGCCCGTCCGGCAAAGAGCAG agtgtggAGGTGAACGGTCTGAGCTACAAGATGGAGGGACTGAATAAATTCATGGAGTTTGGCGTTCGGGTTTCAGCGCTCAACCGCCACGGGGTGGGCATCGCCACGGAGACAGTCAGCGTGACGACGCTGTCTGATG tcCCCAGCGCCGCTCCTCAGAACATCAGCCTGGAGGTCGTCCTGTCCCGG AGCATCAAGGTGTCATGGCAACCGCCGCCTCGCAGCGCACAGAACGGCGTCATCACCGCCTACAAGATCAAATACAGGAAGACTGGTCGCCGTGGAGACCAGGAAGCCATCGAACCCAACAACTTCTGGTACCTGTTCACAG gtCTGGATAAAGGCAGTCAGTACAGCTTCCAGGTGGCGGCCATGACGGCCAACGGGACGGGGCCGGCCAGTGATTGGTTCACCGCCGAGACGCCGGAGAACGACCTGGACG GCTACATCCTGTACTTCACGCTGGATAAGAACCTGCCCATCGATGATTGGCTGATGGAGGCGATCGGCGGCGACCGGCTGACCCACCAGGTGTCCGACCTGAACCTGGACACCGTGTACTACTTCAGGATCCAGGCCAAGAACGCCAAGGGGGTCGGCCCGCTGTCCGAGCCCGTGCACTTCAGGACcgccagag ttGAACATCCTGACAAGATGGCCAATGATcaag gtCGAGGAGGAGACCCCGCCCACTGGCCCTCTGACACCACCTTGATTGACAGGAGCAGCATCAatg AGTCTCCTATTGGTCAGATGCGGCCGCCTCACGGCAGCGCCACGCCTCAGAAGAACAGCAACCTGCTGGTGGTCATCGTGGTGTCGGTGGGCGGAGTcacggtggtggtggtgctcgTGGTGGCTCTGATCTGCACGCGCCGCTCGTCCGCCCAGCAGAGGAA GAAGCGAGCGAGCCACAGCGCCAGCAAGAGGAAGGGCAGCCAGAAGGAGCTCCGCCCCCCCGACCTGTGGATCCACCAcgaggagatggagatgaagaACATGGAGAAGCCTGCGAGCGCCGCGCCGTCGGGACGCGACTCGCCGCTGCAGGCCTGCCAGGACCTCCCCCAGCTgccccacagccaatcagagagcgcCATGGGCAGCAAGAGCAGCCACTCGG gagcggACGGCGACGAGGCGTCCAGCAGCATTTCCACACTGGAGCGCTCCCTGGCGGCGAGGAGGGCGACGCGCGGCAAAATGATGATCCCCATGGAAAACCAGCCAAGCAACACAC ccgTGGTCAGTGCCATCCCGGTCCCCGCTCTGGACTCCAGTCAGTTCTCGGGGCTCCTGCCGTCTCCCACCTGCAGCTTCACTCACAACAAGTTCACCCTGCGGCCCCTGGCCTTCCCCGGCCTGGGCCCCGACCGAGGATACACACCAG CCATGTCGTCTGACAgctcagccagtcagtcacagtcccagccgccgccgccgccgctcctgcctggctcctcctcctcctcctcctcccaggcaGGGGAGCACGTTCCCGGGGTCGGGGTCGTCCCGGGCATGGCGGGCGTGGAGGAGCCCCCGGCCGGGACCACCCGCACCATCCCCACCGCCTGCGTCCGCCCCACCCACCCGCTGCGCAGCTTCGCCACCCCGCTGCTGCCGCCGCCCATGGGAACCATCGAGCCCAAGGGTTACACTCCCATGATGCCTCAGTCTG gtgCCAACCTCCCGAAGCCCCAGGTGAAGACGGCGTCTCTGGGCCAGGCGGGCAAGGCTCGCTCGCCCCTGCTGCCCGTCTCTGTGCCCACGGCGCCCGACCTGCCAGAGGACGGACAGAAACCGGGAGAGGACGCCGTCGCCAAC GTGTACGAGCAGGACGACCTGTCTGAGCAGATGGCGAGCCTGGAAGGCCTCATGAAGCAGCTCAACGCCATCACCGGCTCCGCCTTCTAG